A single window of Streptomyces aquilus DNA harbors:
- a CDS encoding serine/threonine-protein kinase, which yields MPSGPSTSGVGRVIAGRYLLLNQLGSGGMGHVWLAHDQRLACEVALKEIVFRDPSEAGHEREARVARARAEARHAAGLRGHPHVVTVHDVLEHDGLPWIVMEYVPGAVDLRELIARRGPLAPAECARIGLAVLDALTAGHERGVMHRDVKPANILLAPDRGGAPYGRVLLTDYGISVQPDAGETRYTLTSVLVGTAGYLAPERATGGSPTPAADLFSLGCTLYHAVEGCGPFERDSHFAEISAVVTEEPRPPVRAGALAPVLAAMLVKEPELRISAAQTETALSQIVTPQADPFTRTQTDLGSQPPWAQPAPPPPSPPAAPPLVTSGGGSRRRTRPRALHSALAGLLGLALAGGGVWYAVAQQPPGGGGGDATASPYGTDVGLGRALRDGDCVTVDWPGGVPFQGTPQVALDAQCGGPPDGQVMAFVAAASAAEARDRGPARCEEVTQEIRGKLADVRGLALVPTAQGFTASGRRTACLVVGAHGPVYGPLGGHRKPGTKFLDVSSMQKRDCLEVRSNRDARLVSCAGPHDEEVLGFTRLAQDVTLEEAGAEAADLACGKDVAPGEYGFDPSVYRAGSWTSEGPWKAGTHFVVCTVRKQNGGTMEGDGS from the coding sequence ATGCCTTCAGGACCATCGACATCGGGAGTGGGCCGGGTCATCGCCGGCCGCTATCTGCTGCTGAACCAGCTCGGCAGCGGCGGCATGGGCCATGTGTGGCTCGCCCACGACCAGAGACTCGCCTGCGAGGTCGCGCTCAAGGAGATCGTCTTCCGGGACCCGTCCGAGGCCGGTCACGAGCGGGAGGCCCGGGTCGCGCGGGCTCGCGCGGAGGCCCGGCACGCGGCCGGGCTGCGCGGTCATCCGCATGTGGTGACCGTGCACGACGTGCTGGAGCACGACGGGCTGCCCTGGATCGTCATGGAGTACGTGCCGGGCGCGGTCGACCTGCGTGAGCTGATCGCCCGGCGCGGCCCGCTGGCGCCCGCCGAGTGCGCCCGCATCGGGCTCGCCGTCCTCGACGCGCTGACCGCAGGCCACGAGCGGGGCGTCATGCACCGGGACGTGAAACCGGCGAACATCCTGCTCGCGCCGGACCGCGGCGGGGCGCCGTACGGCCGCGTCCTGCTCACCGACTACGGCATCTCGGTGCAGCCGGACGCCGGGGAGACGCGGTACACGCTGACGTCGGTGCTGGTCGGTACGGCCGGTTATCTGGCGCCGGAGCGGGCCACGGGCGGCTCGCCCACGCCGGCCGCCGACCTGTTCTCGCTGGGGTGCACGCTCTACCACGCGGTGGAGGGATGCGGTCCCTTCGAGCGCGACTCGCACTTCGCGGAGATCAGCGCGGTGGTGACGGAGGAGCCGCGGCCACCGGTGCGGGCGGGCGCCCTGGCCCCCGTACTGGCGGCGATGCTGGTCAAGGAGCCGGAGCTGCGGATCTCCGCCGCGCAGACGGAGACGGCGCTGTCGCAGATCGTCACGCCGCAGGCCGATCCGTTCACCCGGACCCAGACCGACCTGGGCTCACAGCCGCCGTGGGCGCAGCCGGCGCCGCCACCGCCCAGTCCGCCGGCAGCGCCTCCGCTGGTCACCAGTGGTGGCGGGAGTCGGCGCCGTACCCGTCCGCGGGCCCTGCACTCGGCCCTCGCCGGTCTGCTGGGCCTTGCGCTCGCCGGGGGCGGGGTCTGGTACGCCGTGGCGCAGCAGCCGCCCGGGGGCGGTGGTGGCGACGCGACGGCATCGCCGTACGGGACGGACGTCGGGCTCGGCAGAGCCCTGCGCGACGGTGACTGTGTGACCGTGGACTGGCCGGGCGGGGTGCCCTTCCAGGGGACGCCGCAGGTGGCGCTGGACGCGCAGTGCGGCGGGCCGCCGGACGGGCAGGTGATGGCCTTCGTCGCCGCCGCGTCGGCGGCCGAGGCGCGGGATCGGGGTCCGGCGCGCTGCGAGGAGGTGACCCAGGAGATCCGCGGGAAGCTGGCCGATGTGCGCGGTCTCGCCCTCGTACCGACCGCGCAGGGGTTCACGGCCTCGGGACGCCGTACGGCATGTCTGGTGGTGGGCGCGCACGGGCCGGTGTACGGGCCGCTCGGCGGGCACCGGAAGCCGGGGACGAAGTTCCTCGACGTGTCGTCCATGCAGAAGCGGGACTGTCTGGAGGTGCGGTCCAACCGGGACGCGCGGCTGGTGTCCTGTGCGGGGCCGCACGACGAGGAGGTCCTCGGGTTCACCCGACTGGCCCAGGACGTGACGCTGGAGGAGGCCGGCGCCGAGGCGGCGGACCTGGCCTGCGGCAAGGATGTGGCGCCGGGCGAGTACGGGTTCGATCCGTCGGTGTACCGGGCGGGGTCCTGGACGAGCGAGGGCCCGTGGAAGGCGGGCACGCATTTCGTCGTCTGCACCGTCAGGAAGCAGAACGGGGGCACCATGGAGGGGGACGGATCCTGA
- a CDS encoding LytR/AlgR family response regulator transcription factor, with the protein MLRALAVDDERPSLEELLYLLNADPRIGSAAGAGDATEALRRINRALESGPDGPEAIDVVFLDINMPGLDGLDLARLLTGFAKPPLVVFVTAHEDFAVQAFDLKAVDYVLKPVRKERLAEAVRRAAELVRRPAEPDEQAPRIPVHEPDPDHIPVELGGVTRFVSVEDITHVEAQGDYARLHTTRGSHLVRIPLSALEERWRSRGFVRIHRRHLVALRHIGELRLDAGTVSVLVGSEELQVSRRHARELRDLLMRRT; encoded by the coding sequence ATGCTGCGCGCCCTGGCTGTCGACGACGAACGCCCCTCGCTGGAGGAACTGCTCTACCTCCTCAACGCCGACCCCCGCATCGGCAGCGCGGCGGGCGCCGGCGACGCGACCGAGGCGCTGCGCCGTATCAACCGCGCGCTGGAGTCGGGGCCGGACGGCCCGGAGGCGATCGACGTCGTCTTCCTCGACATCAACATGCCCGGCCTCGACGGCCTCGACCTGGCCCGGCTGCTCACCGGCTTCGCCAAGCCCCCGCTGGTCGTGTTCGTCACCGCCCACGAGGACTTCGCCGTCCAGGCCTTCGACCTCAAGGCCGTCGACTACGTCCTCAAGCCGGTCCGCAAGGAACGGCTCGCCGAGGCCGTACGACGCGCCGCCGAACTCGTACGACGCCCCGCCGAACCCGACGAGCAGGCCCCCCGCATCCCCGTGCACGAACCCGACCCCGACCACATACCCGTCGAGCTCGGCGGCGTGACCCGCTTCGTCTCCGTCGAGGACATCACCCATGTGGAGGCCCAGGGCGACTACGCCCGGCTGCACACCACCAGGGGCAGCCATCTGGTCCGCATCCCGCTGTCCGCCCTGGAGGAGCGCTGGCGCTCCCGCGGCTTCGTCCGCATCCACCGCCGCCATCTGGTCGCCCTGCGCCACATCGGCGAACTCCGCCTCGACGCCGGCACGGTCAGCGTCCTGGTCGGCTCCGAGGAACTCCAGGTCAGCCGGCGCCACGCCCGCGAACTGCGCGACCTGCTGATGCGGAGGACCTGA
- a CDS encoding sensor histidine kinase — MSGFLAGLCVAILPLLAAGFWLGRRTARSENLGGLGTPVEHATFETLHTASLAAPPLRAGLTEETARKSARRLRTLLGTDALCLTDQERVLVWDGVGGHHRDEIMKRLAGPLETGRGEAFPLTCDALDCTVSWAVVAPLTVDDRVHGALVACAPRESAVLVRAAGEVARWVSVQLELADLDRSRTRLIEAEIKALRAQISPHFIFNSLAVIASFVRTDPERARELLLEFADFTRYSFRRHGDFTTLADELHAIDHYLALVRARFGDRLSVTLQIAPEVLPVTLPFLCLQPLVENAVKHGLEGKTDKCHIQITAQDAGAEALVVIEDDGAGMDPSVLRRILAGEVSPSGGIGLSNVDDRLRQVYGDDHGLVIETAVGAGMRITARLPKYQPGVH; from the coding sequence ATGAGCGGATTCCTCGCCGGGCTGTGCGTGGCGATCCTGCCCCTGCTCGCCGCCGGCTTCTGGCTCGGCCGCCGTACCGCGCGCTCCGAGAACCTCGGCGGCCTCGGCACGCCCGTCGAGCACGCCACCTTCGAGACCCTGCACACCGCGTCCCTCGCCGCGCCGCCGCTGCGCGCGGGACTGACGGAGGAGACGGCCCGCAAGTCGGCCCGCAGGCTACGGACGTTGCTCGGCACGGACGCCCTGTGCCTGACCGACCAGGAGCGGGTCCTCGTCTGGGACGGCGTCGGCGGCCATCACCGCGACGAGATCATGAAACGCCTCGCCGGGCCGCTGGAGACCGGCCGCGGCGAGGCCTTCCCGCTGACCTGCGACGCCCTCGACTGCACCGTGAGCTGGGCGGTGGTCGCCCCGCTCACCGTCGACGACCGGGTCCACGGCGCCCTCGTGGCCTGTGCGCCCCGCGAGTCGGCCGTGCTGGTGCGGGCCGCTGGAGAGGTCGCCCGCTGGGTCTCCGTCCAGCTGGAACTCGCCGACCTCGACCGGTCCCGCACCCGCCTCATCGAGGCCGAGATCAAGGCCCTGCGCGCCCAGATCTCCCCGCACTTCATCTTCAACTCCCTCGCGGTCATCGCGTCGTTCGTCCGCACCGACCCCGAGCGCGCCCGCGAACTGCTCCTGGAGTTCGCCGACTTCACCCGCTACAGCTTCCGCCGGCACGGCGACTTCACCACCCTCGCCGACGAACTCCACGCCATCGACCACTACTTGGCGCTGGTGAGAGCCCGCTTCGGCGACCGCCTCTCCGTCACCCTGCAGATCGCCCCCGAGGTACTGCCGGTCACGCTGCCCTTCCTGTGCCTCCAGCCGCTCGTGGAGAACGCCGTCAAGCACGGCCTGGAAGGCAAGACGGACAAATGCCACATCCAGATCACGGCACAGGACGCGGGCGCCGAAGCCCTCGTCGTCATCGAGGACGACGGCGCGGGAATGGACCCCTCCGTACTGCGCCGCATCCTCGCCGGCGAGGTCAGCCCCTCGGGCGGCATCGGGCTGTCCAACGTCGACGACCGGCTGCGCCAGGTGTACGGCGACGACCACGGCCTCGTCATCGAGACCGCCGTCGGCGCCGGCATGAGGATCACCGCCCGGCTGCCGAAGTACCAGCCGGGCGTCCACTAG
- a CDS encoding Lrp/AsnC family transcriptional regulator — MNSRPPAFDALDRKIISALMANARTSFAEIGAAIGLSSTAVKRRVDRLRETGVITGFTATVQPSALGWRTEAYVEVYCEGAAPPRRLAEVVRNHPEITAAMTVTGGADALLHVRARDVEHFEEVLERIRVEPFIRKTISVMVLSHLLPESPEAGATQPAPAPSPSSSPE; from the coding sequence ATGAACAGCAGGCCCCCCGCGTTCGACGCACTCGACCGGAAGATCATCAGCGCGCTGATGGCGAACGCCCGGACGTCCTTCGCGGAGATCGGCGCCGCGATCGGACTGTCCTCCACGGCCGTCAAACGGCGGGTCGACCGGCTCCGGGAGACCGGGGTCATCACCGGGTTCACGGCGACCGTGCAGCCGTCCGCGCTGGGCTGGCGCACCGAGGCGTACGTCGAGGTGTACTGCGAGGGCGCGGCCCCGCCGCGGCGGCTCGCGGAGGTGGTGCGCAACCATCCGGAGATCACGGCGGCGATGACGGTGACCGGGGGCGCGGACGCGCTGCTGCATGTGCGGGCGCGGGACGTGGAGCACTTCGAGGAGGTGCTGGAACGCATCCGCGTGGAGCCCTTCATCCGCAAGACGATCAGCGTGATGGTGCTGTCCCATCTGCTCCCGGAGAGCCCCGAGGCGGGCGCCACCCAGCCGGCTCCCGCACCCTCACCCTCGTCCTCACCCGAATAA
- a CDS encoding cation acetate symporter — translation MNSSYAVPAVALVVVATVLVGAFGLRISRTTSDFYVASRTVGPRLNAAAISGEYLSAASFLGIAGLVLVQGPDMLWYPVGYTAGYLVLLLFVAAPLRRSGAYTLPDFAEARLASQAVRRLAGAFVVGVGWLYLLPQLQGAGLTLQVLTGAPDSLGGIIVAVVVVATVAAGGMRSITFVQAFQYWLKLTALLVPALFLILAWQGDGAPSHAFEEPATFREQRVVRVGDSLDLKLDRPLAVTVDGTVDGRTHTDTELRLGPGTHHIDAGTLLTFAAGDPVPEADRRSDAGLSPSQAESRGERPLYATYGLILATFLGTMGLPHVVVRFYTSPHGVAARRTTVAVLGLIGAFYLLPPVYGALGRLYAPELTLTGDADAAVLLLPDRVIGGLGGDLLGALVAGGAFAAFLSTASGLTMAVAGVLTQDVLPSRGVRHFRLGTVIAMAVPLAASALVGGLPVADAVGLAFAVSASSFCPLLVLGIWWRRLTPPGAAAGMLIGGGSALVAVAATMAGFPGSGAVRALLAWPALWSVPLGFLTMVLVSLATPGKVPAGTAAILARFHLPEELRTEVKA, via the coding sequence ATGAACTCCAGTTACGCCGTTCCGGCGGTCGCCCTCGTCGTCGTCGCCACCGTCCTCGTCGGCGCCTTCGGCCTGCGCATCTCCCGCACCACCTCCGACTTCTACGTCGCCTCCCGCACCGTGGGGCCACGGCTGAACGCGGCCGCCATCAGCGGCGAGTACCTGTCGGCGGCCTCGTTCCTCGGCATCGCCGGACTCGTCCTCGTCCAGGGCCCGGACATGCTCTGGTACCCGGTCGGCTACACCGCCGGATACCTGGTCCTCCTGCTCTTCGTCGCCGCCCCGCTGCGTCGCTCCGGCGCGTACACGCTCCCCGACTTCGCCGAGGCCCGGCTCGCCTCGCAGGCGGTACGGCGACTGGCGGGGGCCTTCGTCGTCGGGGTCGGCTGGCTGTACCTGCTGCCCCAACTCCAGGGCGCCGGGCTGACGTTGCAGGTGCTGACCGGGGCGCCGGACTCGCTCGGCGGCATCATCGTCGCCGTCGTGGTCGTCGCCACCGTCGCCGCCGGCGGCATGCGCAGCATCACCTTCGTGCAGGCCTTCCAGTACTGGCTCAAGCTCACCGCCCTCCTCGTCCCCGCCCTCTTCCTGATCCTCGCCTGGCAGGGCGACGGCGCCCCCAGCCACGCCTTCGAGGAACCGGCGACCTTCCGCGAGCAGCGCGTGGTCCGCGTCGGCGACAGCCTCGACCTGAAGCTCGACCGCCCGCTGGCCGTCACGGTCGACGGCACGGTGGACGGCCGCACTCACACGGACACCGAGCTCCGTCTCGGCCCCGGCACCCATCACATCGACGCCGGCACCCTGCTCACCTTCGCCGCGGGCGACCCCGTCCCCGAGGCCGACCGCCGCAGCGACGCCGGCCTGTCGCCCTCCCAGGCCGAGAGCCGCGGCGAACGCCCGCTGTACGCCACGTACGGCCTGATCCTCGCGACCTTCCTCGGCACCATGGGCCTGCCGCACGTCGTCGTCCGCTTCTACACCAGCCCGCACGGCGTCGCCGCCCGCCGCACCACCGTCGCCGTACTGGGCCTGATCGGCGCCTTCTACCTGCTGCCGCCCGTCTACGGCGCCCTCGGCCGCCTCTACGCCCCCGAGCTCACCCTCACCGGGGACGCGGACGCCGCCGTCCTGCTGCTGCCGGACCGGGTGATCGGCGGCCTCGGCGGCGACCTGCTCGGCGCGCTGGTCGCCGGAGGTGCCTTCGCCGCGTTCCTCTCCACCGCCTCCGGGCTGACCATGGCCGTCGCGGGCGTGCTCACCCAGGACGTGCTGCCGTCGCGGGGCGTGCGGCACTTCCGCCTCGGCACGGTCATCGCCATGGCCGTACCGCTGGCGGCGAGCGCCCTGGTCGGCGGGTTGCCGGTCGCCGACGCGGTGGGCCTGGCGTTCGCCGTGTCCGCCTCCTCCTTCTGCCCGCTGCTCGTGCTCGGCATCTGGTGGCGGCGGCTCACCCCGCCGGGCGCGGCGGCCGGGATGCTGATCGGCGGCGGCTCCGCGCTGGTGGCGGTCGCGGCGACCATGGCCGGATTCCCCGGTTCCGGCGCGGTGCGCGCCCTGCTCGCCTGGCCGGCCCTCTGGTCGGTGCCGCTGGGGTTCCTCACCATGGTGCTGGTGTCCCTGGCGACCCCCGGCAAGGTCCCGGCCGGGACGGCGGCGATCCTGGCCCGGTTCCATCTGCCGGAGGAGCTGCGGACGGAGGTGAAGGCATGA
- a CDS encoding PASTA domain-containing protein, protein MQRLAAKVACLLVLVLAVSGCDRGTPSLVVKAVAAGVPSLAPFFDERSGLGEDAPDVKAQPVRGSLQQGDTPGLYGGSKQPTVCDVKKLKAFLTDPGNDQKAQAWARALGITTGEIPEYLDRLTPVLLRHDTLVKNHDYKKGKAVPYDSLLQAGIAILVDHRGQPAVKCSCGNPLRPFTGDTNRISVKFEDGNKEWKGYDRSSVVAVRPAARPLEKIALVDVDDPDRGINRPVGTGGAKDAAFDTRKTEAVPGLAGKTFGEARQALADKGLAAGYDTGSVPADSARVTATDPPAGTELRFGQYVMLSVAEGSSPGDGDTTSPPPSEPSLSGPSTPGTSAPESSGSTSKSPSTSPSTSPSTSTPSGPSTSTSTSTPPSTPTSPSTSPSTVTSAPPPSPPPPETTSAPPVTTSAPPVTTAAPPPVTTVVPPPSTESAPEEPTASVAT, encoded by the coding sequence ATGCAAAGGCTCGCGGCAAAGGTCGCGTGTCTGTTGGTTCTCGTTCTCGCGGTGAGTGGCTGCGACAGAGGTACGCCTTCGCTGGTGGTGAAGGCGGTCGCGGCCGGGGTGCCGTCACTCGCGCCGTTCTTCGACGAGCGGAGCGGACTCGGCGAGGACGCGCCGGACGTCAAGGCGCAGCCCGTGCGAGGCAGCCTTCAGCAGGGCGACACTCCGGGGCTGTACGGCGGCTCGAAGCAACCGACCGTCTGTGACGTCAAGAAACTCAAGGCATTCCTCACCGATCCCGGGAACGACCAGAAGGCACAGGCGTGGGCGCGTGCCCTGGGAATCACCACCGGTGAGATACCGGAATATCTGGATCGACTCACACCGGTTCTGCTGCGTCACGACACTCTCGTCAAGAATCACGACTACAAAAAGGGAAAGGCCGTTCCCTACGACTCGCTGCTCCAGGCCGGAATCGCGATTCTCGTCGATCACCGGGGACAGCCGGCCGTGAAGTGCAGCTGCGGAAATCCCCTGCGTCCTTTCACGGGTGACACGAACCGTATCTCGGTCAAGTTCGAGGACGGGAACAAGGAGTGGAAGGGGTACGACCGTTCCTCGGTCGTGGCGGTGCGGCCCGCGGCCCGTCCGCTGGAGAAGATCGCCCTGGTCGACGTGGACGATCCCGACCGCGGGATCAACCGGCCGGTCGGCACCGGGGGCGCGAAGGACGCCGCCTTCGACACCCGGAAGACCGAGGCCGTCCCCGGTCTTGCGGGGAAGACCTTCGGTGAGGCCCGGCAGGCGCTGGCCGACAAGGGCCTCGCGGCCGGGTACGACACCGGGTCGGTGCCGGCGGACAGCGCGCGGGTCACGGCGACCGACCCGCCGGCCGGGACCGAGCTGCGGTTCGGGCAGTACGTGATGCTGAGCGTGGCGGAGGGTTCGTCGCCCGGAGACGGCGACACCACCTCTCCCCCGCCGTCGGAGCCCTCGCTGTCCGGGCCGTCGACGCCCGGTACCTCGGCGCCGGAATCGAGCGGCAGCACGTCGAAGTCGCCGTCGACCAGTCCCTCGACCAGCCCCTCGACGAGCACACCGTCCGGCCCGTCGACGTCGACGTCGACGTCCACGCCCCCGTCGACCCCGACCTCACCGTCGACCTCGCCGTCGACCGTGACCAGCGCACCGCCGCCGTCCCCGCCACCGCCGGAGACCACGAGCGCTCCCCCGGTGACGACCAGCGCGCCGCCGGTGACGACCGCCGCCCCGCCGCCGGTCACGACCGTCGTGCCGCCGCCCAGCACCGAGTCCGCGCCCGAGGAGCCCACCGCAAGCGTCGCCACGTAG
- a CDS encoding cytochrome c oxidase assembly protein, whose amino-acid sequence MDHSGHGMTMDLPPFTLGRGLQWSADPFFLVACLVGLGLYGYGVFRLRRRGDAWSAGRTVSFVVGVLTIMLVMCTRLNDYGMVMFSVHMVQHMVISMLSPILILLGAPVTLALRVLPAAGKGRKGPRELLLALLHSRYMRIITHPAFTIPLFIASLYALYFTPLFDFLMGSRTGHLAMMVHFLAVGVVFFWPIIGVDPGPHRPGYLMRMLELFAGMPFHAFFGIALMMASTPMVETFKNPPASLGIDALSDQNAAGGIAWAFSEIPSVLVLLALLFQWYGSEQRQARRKDRAADRDGDKELEAYNAYLASLNARGR is encoded by the coding sequence ATGGATCACAGCGGGCACGGCATGACCATGGATCTGCCGCCGTTCACGCTGGGGCGGGGGCTTCAGTGGTCGGCCGACCCGTTCTTTCTCGTCGCCTGCCTGGTGGGGCTCGGGCTGTACGGGTACGGGGTCTTCCGGCTGCGGCGGCGTGGGGACGCCTGGTCGGCGGGGCGGACGGTGTCGTTCGTCGTCGGTGTGCTGACGATCATGCTCGTGATGTGCACCCGGCTCAACGACTACGGCATGGTCATGTTCAGCGTGCACATGGTGCAGCACATGGTCATCAGCATGCTGTCGCCGATCCTGATCCTGCTCGGCGCTCCCGTGACCCTCGCGCTGCGGGTGCTGCCCGCCGCCGGCAAGGGGCGCAAGGGGCCGCGCGAGCTGCTGCTGGCGCTGCTGCACAGCCGGTACATGCGGATCATCACGCACCCGGCGTTCACGATCCCGCTGTTCATCGCGAGCCTGTACGCGCTGTACTTCACTCCGCTCTTCGACTTCCTGATGGGGTCCAGGACCGGGCACCTCGCGATGATGGTGCACTTCCTCGCGGTGGGTGTCGTCTTCTTCTGGCCGATCATCGGTGTCGACCCGGGGCCGCACCGGCCGGGTTATCTGATGCGGATGCTGGAGCTGTTCGCGGGCATGCCGTTCCACGCGTTCTTCGGGATCGCGTTGATGATGGCGTCGACCCCGATGGTCGAGACGTTCAAGAATCCGCCCGCCTCGCTCGGTATCGACGCGCTCTCGGACCAGAACGCCGCGGGCGGGATCGCCTGGGCGTTCAGTGAGATCCCGTCCGTGCTGGTGCTGCTCGCGCTGCTGTTCCAGTGGTACGGCTCGGAGCAGCGGCAGGCCCGGCGCAAGGACCGGGCCGCCGACCGGGACGGCGACAAGGAACTCGAGGCATACAACGCCTATTTGGCCTCATTGAACGCACGTGGGCGCTGA
- a CDS encoding 6-phosphofructokinase: MRIGVLTSGGDCPGLNAVIRSVVHRAVADHGDEVIGFRDGWKGLLECDYLKLDLDAVGGILARGGTILGSSRVQPSHLRDGVERAKGHVAELGLDAIIPIGGEGTLKAARLMSDAGLPIVGVPKTIDNDIAVTDVTFGFDTAVGVATEALDRLKTTAESHQRVLVVEVMGRHTGWIALHSGMAAGAHAIVVPERPFDIEELARRVGERFEAGKRFAIVVAAEGAKPAPGSMAFDEGGKDIYGHERFAGIARQLSIELEQRLGKEARPVILGHVQRGGTPTAYDRVLATRFGWHAVEAVHRGEFGHMTALRGTDIVMVPLAEAVETLKTVPEERYAEAECVL; encoded by the coding sequence ATGCGCATTGGTGTCCTCACGTCCGGCGGCGACTGCCCCGGCCTGAACGCCGTCATCCGGTCCGTCGTGCACCGTGCCGTCGCCGACCACGGCGACGAGGTCATCGGCTTCCGGGACGGCTGGAAGGGTCTCCTGGAGTGCGACTACCTCAAGCTCGACCTCGACGCGGTGGGCGGCATCCTCGCCCGCGGCGGCACCATCCTCGGCTCCTCCCGGGTCCAGCCCTCCCATCTGCGTGACGGAGTGGAGCGGGCCAAGGGACATGTCGCCGAGCTCGGCCTCGACGCGATCATCCCGATCGGTGGCGAGGGCACGCTGAAGGCGGCCCGGCTGATGTCCGACGCGGGGCTGCCGATCGTCGGCGTGCCGAAGACCATCGACAACGACATCGCGGTCACGGACGTCACCTTCGGCTTCGACACGGCCGTGGGCGTGGCCACGGAGGCCCTGGACCGGCTCAAGACCACCGCCGAGTCGCATCAGCGCGTGCTCGTCGTCGAGGTCATGGGGCGGCACACCGGCTGGATCGCGCTGCACTCCGGCATGGCGGCCGGCGCGCACGCCATCGTCGTGCCGGAACGGCCCTTCGACATCGAGGAGTTGGCGCGGCGGGTCGGCGAGCGGTTCGAGGCCGGCAAGCGGTTCGCGATCGTCGTCGCGGCGGAGGGCGCGAAGCCGGCGCCGGGGTCCATGGCGTTCGACGAGGGCGGCAAGGACATCTACGGGCACGAGCGCTTCGCCGGGATCGCGCGGCAGCTGTCCATCGAGCTGGAGCAGCGGCTGGGGAAGGAAGCGCGGCCGGTGATCCTGGGGCATGTGCAGCGGGGCGGTACGCCGACCGCGTACGACCGTGTTCTTGCCACGCGGTTCGGGTGGCATGCGGTGGAGGCCGTGCACCGGGGCGAGTTCGGTCACATGACCGCGCTGCGGGGGACGGACATCGTGATGGTGCCGTTGGCGGAAGCGGTGGAGACGTTGAAGACGGTTCCTGAGGAGCGGTACGCCGAAGCGGAGTGCGTCCTCTAG
- a CDS encoding type 1 glutamine amidotransferase codes for MSDNQLRVVWIYPDLLSTYGDQGNVLVVERRARQRGLDVARLDVRSDQPIPTSGDIYLIGGGEDRPQRLAAERLRRDGGLHRAVENGAIVFSVCAGYQILGHEFINDLGQREPGLGLLDVVSVRGEGARCVGDVLADIDPRLGLPPLTGFENHQGVTHLGPTARPLANVRLGNGNGTGDGTEGAYNDTVFGTYMHGPVLARNPLIADLLLKLALDVNALPPTDDRWYEALRNERIASAQQPA; via the coding sequence GTGAGCGACAACCAGCTGCGGGTCGTCTGGATCTATCCCGACCTGCTCAGCACGTACGGCGACCAGGGCAACGTCCTGGTCGTGGAGCGCCGGGCGCGGCAGCGGGGCCTCGACGTGGCCCGCCTCGACGTGCGCAGCGACCAGCCGATCCCGACCTCCGGGGACATCTACCTCATCGGCGGCGGCGAGGACCGTCCGCAGCGGCTCGCGGCGGAGCGGCTGCGCCGGGACGGCGGACTGCACCGGGCGGTGGAGAACGGCGCGATCGTGTTCTCGGTGTGTGCCGGCTACCAGATCCTCGGGCACGAGTTCATCAACGACCTCGGCCAGCGTGAGCCGGGTCTCGGCCTGCTCGACGTGGTCTCGGTCCGTGGTGAGGGCGCGCGGTGCGTCGGTGACGTCCTCGCCGACATCGACCCGCGCCTCGGGCTGCCCCCGCTGACCGGCTTCGAGAACCACCAGGGCGTCACCCACCTCGGCCCCACCGCCCGCCCGCTCGCCAACGTCCGCCTGGGCAACGGCAACGGCACGGGAGACGGCACGGAGGGCGCGTACAACGACACGGTCTTCGGTACCTACATGCACGGTCCCGTGCTGGCGCGGAACCCGCTCATCGCCGACCTGCTGCTGAAGCTGGCGCTCGACGTGAACGCGCTGCCGCCGACCGACGACCGCTGGTACGAGGCGCTGCGCAACGAGCGCATCGCCTCCGCGCAGCAGCCCGCGTGA